In Parvularculales bacterium, the following are encoded in one genomic region:
- the der gene encoding ribosome biogenesis GTPase Der, with protein MSFTLAIVGRPNVGKSTLFNRLVRRRVALVDNTPGLTRDWREGRAHLGDMYFTVLDTAGFGDVRDDSIEADAQRQMEIALSRADVCLFLVDARQGLTPLDYTLADRLRRLSVPIILVANKCDNEKVEASAGECWTLGLGEVVPISAEHDRGMESLRDYLSSFTGESETYDLETDETDGDDNAETIDKPLRMAIIGQPNTGKSTLLNRLLGMERALTGPVAGVTRDTIEIDWEWGGRPVRMFDTAGMRHRPKVADKIENLTVGGSLQAMRFAEVVVLVMEALAPFEKQDLRLAEKVAEEGRPLVMVAAKADLVEDKKSLAEELREKADHLLPQLRGVPVLLLSSHTGYGISRLAPAVFGCQELWNRKLSTSQLNRWLAQMTRWHPPPTLRGRPTHLRYMTQAGIRPPSFVVFANRIGAITPSYKRYLVNGLRESFDLLGVPLRLRLRKGDNPYNPS; from the coding sequence AATGTGGGAAAATCCACGTTGTTCAATCGGTTGGTGCGGCGGCGTGTTGCGTTGGTGGATAATACACCAGGGCTTACCCGCGACTGGCGGGAGGGTCGAGCCCATCTTGGAGATATGTACTTTACGGTTTTGGATACTGCGGGTTTTGGCGATGTGCGGGATGACAGCATAGAGGCTGATGCTCAGCGGCAAATGGAGATCGCTCTTTCCCGCGCTGATGTGTGCTTGTTTTTAGTAGATGCCCGGCAGGGATTAACGCCACTGGATTATACGCTAGCGGATCGTCTGCGTCGTTTATCTGTACCTATTATTCTAGTGGCTAATAAATGCGACAATGAGAAGGTTGAGGCTTCTGCTGGTGAGTGTTGGACTTTGGGGTTGGGGGAGGTTGTGCCCATATCGGCGGAGCATGACAGAGGCATGGAGAGCTTGCGGGATTATTTATCTTCTTTTACAGGGGAGTCTGAAACCTATGATCTGGAAACAGACGAAACAGATGGGGATGACAATGCAGAAACAATTGATAAACCTTTGCGTATGGCGATTATTGGGCAACCTAATACAGGCAAGTCTACGTTGCTGAACCGGTTGTTGGGTATGGAGCGGGCGTTGACAGGGCCGGTGGCGGGGGTCACACGGGACACCATTGAGATTGACTGGGAGTGGGGGGGGCGTCCGGTACGGATGTTTGATACGGCCGGAATGCGCCATCGGCCTAAAGTCGCTGATAAGATTGAAAACTTGACGGTGGGTGGTAGTCTGCAAGCTATGCGGTTTGCCGAGGTGGTAGTGCTGGTTATGGAGGCCCTTGCGCCTTTTGAAAAACAGGATTTGCGGTTGGCAGAAAAAGTTGCGGAAGAAGGTCGCCCGTTGGTTATGGTAGCGGCTAAGGCAGATCTTGTAGAGGATAAAAAATCTCTAGCAGAAGAGTTACGGGAAAAAGCAGATCACTTACTACCTCAGTTACGCGGCGTGCCTGTGTTGTTGTTATCTTCTCATACGGGTTATGGCATCTCTCGGCTAGCACCAGCGGTTTTTGGGTGCCAAGAACTATGGAACCGCAAACTGTCAACCTCTCAACTAAACCGCTGGTTAGCGCAAATGACTCGCTGGCATCCACCTCCCACTCTACGTGGGCGGCCCACCCATTTACGCTATATGACACAAGCTGGTATCCGTCCACCCTCGTTTGTTGTGTTTGCTAATCGGATAGGCGCCATTACACCCTCATATAAACGTTATTTAGTGAATGGCTTGCGAGAGAGCTTTGATTTGCTGGGTGTTCCATTGCGCCTGCGCTTGCGCAAGGGGGATAACCCCTACAACCCCTCGTGA
- a CDS encoding SDR family NAD(P)-dependent oxidoreductase, whose amino-acid sequence MGERLDKQIALITGASRGIGRAVAVALAAEGAHVILVARTVADLEETDDLVRSVGGTATLTPLDITEGDSIDRLGGIIYERWGKLDILVGNAGVLGPLSPLSHVSPDAFSQTIEANLTANWQLIRSMETLLLQSQGGRAIFTTSDAAHKCRPYWGPYSVTKAALNALVKTWVHETRDTSLRINIISPGTVRTGMRAKAMPGEDPSSLPTAESITPLFVELAAPTCACHGLCITPEDYKTPQGLRRIHEGL is encoded by the coding sequence ATGGGCGAACGTCTAGACAAACAGATAGCCCTTATTACAGGCGCATCACGCGGGATTGGACGTGCTGTAGCCGTTGCTCTGGCCGCTGAGGGCGCCCATGTAATACTCGTAGCTCGCACCGTAGCAGATCTTGAAGAAACAGACGATTTAGTGCGCTCTGTAGGAGGTACGGCAACTCTAACCCCCTTAGATATCACCGAGGGAGATAGCATAGACCGCCTAGGTGGTATCATCTACGAACGCTGGGGCAAGCTGGATATTCTTGTAGGCAATGCCGGAGTTCTAGGCCCTTTGTCTCCGTTATCCCACGTATCACCGGACGCTTTTTCGCAAACCATAGAAGCCAACTTAACGGCCAACTGGCAGCTAATACGCTCTATGGAAACTCTTTTGCTACAATCTCAAGGGGGGCGCGCTATTTTTACCACCTCCGATGCAGCTCACAAATGCCGTCCTTATTGGGGGCCTTATTCCGTTACTAAGGCAGCTCTGAATGCTTTGGTAAAAACATGGGTTCATGAAACCCGCGATACGTCTTTGCGCATCAATATAATCTCTCCTGGGACAGTACGCACCGGCATGCGAGCCAAAGCTATGCCGGGAGAAGACCCTAGCAGTCTACCCACAGCGGAAAGTATTACCCCTCTTTTTGTTGAACTAGCAGCCCCCACCTGCGCCTGTCATGGTCTCTGCATAACACCGGAAGATTATAAAACACCGCAAGGTCTACGCCGTATTCACGAGGGGTTGTAG
- the purF gene encoding amidophosphoribosyltransferase, with protein sequence MSVLREDRLHEDCGVFGVFNHPDAAALSVLGLHALQHRGQEAAGIVSFDGTHFNSEKRPGLVGDHFSDARTISRLPGRSAVGHVRYSTIGGSVARNIQPLFADLVGGGCACAHNGHFTNAVTLRNELVHSGAIFQSTCDTETFLHLLARSPIAGIAHRIVDSLRQIEGAFAMVMLTTKKLVGARDPLGIRPLVLGQLEDAYILASETCALDIIGAHFVRDIEPGEIVIISEQGIQSLRPFPPMKPRPCVFEYIYFARPDSIVGGRSVYEHRQAMGRELARESHNTNTDVVIPVPDSGVPAAIGYASEANMPFELGIIRNHYVGRTFIQPTQQIRQQSVKLKHNTNRTAIRGRRVILIDDSIVRGTTSIKIVQMLYEAGAREIHFRVACPPIAHPDYYGIDTPEEEQLLAAQHNLESMKRHIGVDSLSFLSVDGLYRAMGYSGRDPVSPQFTDHCFTGDYPTPLTDQSVNRHTEQLSLLTEIG encoded by the coding sequence ATGTCAGTCTTGAGAGAGGACCGCTTGCATGAAGATTGCGGCGTGTTTGGCGTTTTTAATCATCCTGATGCAGCTGCTTTATCAGTTCTAGGACTTCACGCTTTACAGCATAGAGGACAAGAGGCTGCTGGTATTGTCAGTTTTGACGGTACTCATTTTAATTCTGAAAAACGACCCGGTTTGGTTGGTGATCATTTCTCGGACGCCCGCACCATAAGTCGTCTTCCCGGGCGAAGTGCTGTGGGCCATGTGCGGTATTCTACAATTGGCGGCAGTGTTGCCCGCAATATACAGCCACTCTTTGCAGATCTTGTCGGTGGTGGGTGTGCTTGCGCCCATAATGGACACTTCACCAATGCAGTTACCCTGCGTAATGAACTTGTGCACTCCGGCGCTATTTTTCAGTCTACCTGTGATACGGAAACGTTTCTCCATCTTCTAGCCCGTAGCCCCATAGCGGGGATAGCTCACCGGATAGTAGATAGTTTACGCCAAATTGAAGGTGCATTCGCTATGGTCATGCTGACCACAAAGAAATTAGTGGGCGCACGTGATCCTCTGGGTATCCGTCCTTTGGTTCTAGGGCAATTAGAAGATGCCTATATTTTAGCGTCCGAAACCTGCGCACTAGATATCATCGGCGCCCATTTCGTACGAGACATAGAACCTGGAGAAATTGTTATCATTTCTGAACAAGGCATACAAAGTCTGCGCCCTTTCCCGCCCATGAAGCCGCGCCCCTGCGTCTTTGAATATATCTACTTCGCCCGCCCTGATAGTATTGTGGGCGGTAGAAGTGTCTATGAGCATCGCCAAGCCATGGGACGAGAATTGGCCAGAGAAAGCCATAACACTAATACTGACGTTGTTATTCCAGTGCCTGATTCTGGCGTTCCGGCGGCTATTGGCTATGCGTCTGAAGCCAATATGCCCTTTGAGCTAGGCATTATTCGCAATCATTATGTGGGGCGCACGTTTATCCAACCCACTCAGCAGATACGCCAGCAAAGCGTCAAACTTAAGCATAACACCAACCGGACGGCCATTAGGGGGCGACGCGTTATTTTGATAGATGATAGTATTGTACGCGGTACTACATCTATTAAAATTGTTCAAATGCTTTATGAGGCAGGAGCACGAGAGATACATTTCAGAGTTGCCTGTCCCCCTATAGCTCACCCTGATTACTACGGCATTGACACACCAGAAGAAGAACAACTCCTAGCCGCTCAACACAACTTGGAAAGCATGAAGCGGCATATTGGCGTTGATAGCCTATCTTTTTTATCCGTAGATGGTCTCTATAGAGCCATGGGATATTCGGGGCGCGATCCGGTAAGTCCACAATTTACAGATCATTGCTTCACAGGGGACTATCCAACCCCCCTGACGGATCAGTCTGTCAACCGTCATACCGAGCAACTCTCCTTGTTAACTGAAATCGGCTGA
- a CDS encoding CvpA family protein has translation MPEILPDIALTSFIILSAFVGFLRGVLKEILSIASWVLAIVAAVFGTAPLGELFLPVISSPWVAQSLAGALIFVVIFLLLRSLTGRWSVALKNTTANGADRLLGLLFGVARGVFVLAAAWMLFIFLTTPTPPPAWMQSLRLLPTIEAVANILHPLLPNTLSGETSSEEFPQEELPPQI, from the coding sequence TTGCCCGAAATTTTGCCTGATATTGCCTTAACCAGTTTCATTATCCTATCGGCCTTTGTGGGATTTTTACGGGGCGTTCTGAAAGAAATTTTGAGCATTGCCTCGTGGGTTCTGGCTATCGTAGCGGCTGTTTTTGGAACTGCCCCTTTAGGAGAATTATTCCTGCCTGTCATTTCTTCTCCGTGGGTAGCCCAGAGTTTGGCAGGAGCACTCATTTTTGTGGTTATTTTTCTGTTATTACGTTCCCTAACAGGACGCTGGAGTGTTGCCCTGAAAAATACCACCGCTAACGGTGCTGATCGACTGTTGGGTCTTCTTTTTGGCGTAGCCCGTGGCGTTTTTGTGTTAGCGGCGGCATGGATGTTATTTATTTTTCTGACAACCCCCACACCTCCCCCAGCTTGGATGCAAAGCCTCCGCCTACTGCCCACCATAGAGGCTGTAGCTAATATTCTCCACCCTCTTCTACCAAACACCCTCTCAGGAGAAACCTCCTCAGAGGAATTCCCCCAAGAAGAATTACCCCCGCAGATATAA
- the radA gene encoding DNA repair protein RadA → MGILKMARSAFYICQSCGTVSPRWKGQCDACNTWNSLTEEVPQEPGAVKKATKSISTRAPAIELGSLSGVGDPPPRLASGLGEFDRVCGGGIVPGSVLLVGGDPGIGKSTLLLQVLAHLASNNIPSVYISGEESVEQIRLRAHRLDLIHNPLPIAAETSLAAILATLESMDSGGVVVIDSIQTMWRDDIDATPGAITQLRASAQSLIRFARRHNTAVVLIGHVTKDGQIAGPRVIEHMVDSVLYFEGERSHQFRILRAVKNRYGPTDEIGVFEMSHTGLQEVQEPSALFLDDHENRVTGSAVLASIEGTRPVLVDIQALAAHGAGGGAPRRAVVGCDAGRLAMVLAVLDTRCGLKLNGHDIYLNVAGGLRVTEPAADFAMAAALISSAIAVSLPPHCALFGEISLSGALRPPAHCDIRLKEAQKLGFHHIFMPQQRGKISTPEGITIETFASLPDFFSHFSQGIALDDSVATT, encoded by the coding sequence ATGGGTATTCTTAAAATGGCACGTTCCGCTTTTTACATATGCCAATCCTGCGGTACAGTCTCCCCTCGCTGGAAAGGTCAGTGCGATGCCTGTAATACATGGAACAGCCTAACCGAAGAAGTACCCCAAGAACCGGGAGCTGTCAAGAAAGCAACCAAATCCATTAGCACAAGAGCGCCAGCCATTGAGCTAGGCTCCTTATCTGGTGTTGGCGACCCCCCACCCCGCTTAGCTAGTGGCCTTGGCGAATTTGATCGTGTGTGCGGCGGTGGCATCGTACCAGGGTCGGTGTTATTGGTAGGGGGCGACCCAGGTATTGGCAAATCTACCCTTCTGCTACAGGTGTTGGCGCATCTGGCATCCAATAACATCCCATCTGTTTACATATCAGGGGAAGAATCAGTTGAGCAAATACGTCTGCGTGCTCACCGACTAGATCTTATCCATAACCCCTTGCCCATTGCGGCCGAAACATCTCTAGCCGCAATTTTAGCAACCCTTGAGAGTATGGACTCTGGAGGCGTTGTAGTGATTGATTCCATTCAAACCATGTGGAGAGACGACATTGACGCTACCCCTGGTGCCATCACCCAACTGCGGGCTAGTGCTCAAAGCCTGATACGCTTTGCCCGACGGCACAACACGGCGGTTGTCTTGATAGGCCATGTGACAAAAGATGGTCAGATTGCAGGCCCCCGCGTTATAGAACACATGGTTGACAGCGTTCTTTATTTTGAGGGGGAGCGGTCACATCAATTTCGTATCCTACGAGCTGTTAAAAATCGCTACGGCCCTACCGATGAAATTGGTGTCTTTGAAATGAGTCATACCGGCTTACAAGAAGTTCAGGAGCCATCAGCACTTTTCTTAGATGATCACGAGAATCGAGTCACCGGCTCAGCCGTATTAGCCAGTATTGAAGGCACTCGTCCGGTCTTGGTTGATATTCAAGCTCTAGCAGCTCACGGAGCGGGCGGCGGCGCACCTCGGCGGGCCGTTGTAGGATGCGATGCTGGACGGCTGGCTATGGTTCTAGCGGTGTTGGATACTCGGTGCGGGTTAAAACTGAATGGCCATGACATCTATCTCAACGTAGCAGGAGGCTTGAGGGTTACCGAGCCGGCAGCTGATTTTGCTATGGCCGCCGCCCTTATTTCATCGGCGATAGCCGTTTCCTTACCTCCCCATTGCGCATTGTTTGGTGAAATCAGCTTATCTGGGGCCTTACGACCACCCGCCCATTGCGATATCCGTCTAAAAGAGGCCCAAAAACTAGGCTTTCATCACATTTTCATGCCCCAGCAAAGGGGCAAAATAAGCACACCCGAGGGAATAACAATTGAGACTTTTGCCAGCTTGCCGGATTTTTTTAGCCACTTTAGTCAAGGAATTGCTCTGGACGACTCAGTTGCAACAACTTAG
- a CDS encoding ATP-binding cassette domain-containing protein has translation MSDTPLIKLNGLTKRFGDKSILNGINLSVTSGESMVIIGGSGSGKSVTLKCILGLLRPSGGAIYIDGKETTYIRGRERDKLLRHFGMLFQGGALFDSLTVWENVAFGQIQGNQMNHIDAHDMAIEKLAKVGLGPEIGDLNPSELSGGMQKRVGLARAIALDPDIIFFDEPTTGLDPIMADTINNLIRETVKDLGVTAVSITHDMVSARKIADRVAMIYKGEIIWTGKIEDIDQSGNGYVDQFINGRSDGPIQMNILKQ, from the coding sequence GTGTCAGACACACCCTTAATAAAACTCAATGGCCTAACAAAACGCTTTGGCGACAAAAGCATATTGAATGGCATCAACCTATCTGTGACATCAGGCGAATCCATGGTCATCATTGGTGGCTCCGGAAGCGGCAAATCTGTTACGCTAAAGTGCATCCTTGGCCTTCTACGACCCAGTGGAGGTGCCATCTATATTGACGGAAAAGAGACAACCTATATCAGGGGTCGGGAGAGAGACAAATTGCTACGCCATTTCGGAATGTTGTTTCAGGGTGGCGCTTTATTTGACAGCCTCACGGTGTGGGAGAATGTTGCCTTTGGCCAGATTCAAGGCAATCAGATGAATCACATTGACGCTCACGATATGGCCATAGAAAAACTAGCCAAGGTAGGGTTAGGGCCGGAAATTGGTGACCTTAACCCATCAGAACTATCCGGCGGTATGCAAAAACGAGTGGGATTAGCACGCGCGATTGCTCTAGACCCGGATATTATTTTCTTTGATGAACCAACCACTGGTCTTGACCCTATAATGGCGGATACCATCAATAACCTGATACGTGAAACAGTTAAAGATTTAGGTGTGACAGCTGTCTCAATCACTCACGATATGGTCAGCGCCCGTAAAATTGCCGACCGTGTTGCTATGATTTACAAAGGTGAGATTATCTGGACAGGTAAGATTGAAGACATTGATCAAAGCGGCAATGGTTATGTTGATCAGTTTATTAATGGGCGTTCCGACGGCCCCATCCAGATGAATATTCTAAAACAGTAA
- a CDS encoding ABC transporter permease, with amino-acid sequence MESLAIIGRVVLGTLAQAGRLTIFIGNSIGYSIRPPYFVGLVFYHMMKIGYNSLPVVALTAFFTGAVLALQIFYGGNQFNSETIIASIVALGITRELGPVLAGLMVAGRVSAALAAEIGTMRVTEQIDALKTLSVNPYQYLCTPPLVASVITLPLLVLIADIIGVLGGFAVGTESLGFNGGVYIANTIDFLKADDVTSGLVKSAVFGFIIAMMGCFHGFHSSGGAQGVGRAATNAVVSSSILILAANYTMTSVFFAS; translated from the coding sequence GTGGAATCCTTAGCTATTATTGGACGTGTTGTTTTAGGAACTCTGGCACAGGCTGGGCGTTTAACCATATTCATTGGAAACTCCATCGGCTATAGCATACGCCCGCCGTATTTTGTGGGACTGGTCTTCTATCACATGATGAAAATCGGGTATAATTCTCTCCCCGTTGTAGCCTTAACAGCATTCTTTACCGGTGCTGTTCTAGCTCTGCAAATTTTTTATGGGGGCAATCAATTTAATTCTGAGACTATTATTGCCTCTATTGTTGCTCTTGGTATAACCCGTGAGCTAGGGCCGGTGCTCGCTGGATTAATGGTAGCGGGACGGGTCAGTGCTGCACTAGCGGCTGAAATTGGCACCATGCGTGTGACAGAACAAATTGATGCTCTAAAAACTTTGTCTGTGAATCCTTATCAATATTTGTGTACGCCTCCTCTGGTAGCCTCAGTTATAACACTGCCTTTGTTAGTTTTGATTGCCGATATTATCGGTGTTCTGGGCGGGTTTGCAGTAGGCACTGAGAGTTTAGGCTTTAATGGCGGAGTTTATATCGCCAACACCATAGATTTTCTAAAAGCCGATGACGTAACCTCTGGTTTGGTTAAATCAGCCGTGTTTGGCTTTATCATCGCTATGATGGGTTGCTTTCATGGCTTCCATAGTAGCGGAGGCGCACAAGGTGTTGGACGAGCAGCTACCAATGCTGTCGTAAGTTCATCTATTCTTATTTTAGCTGCCAACTACACCATGACATCTGTTTTCTTTGCCTCGTAA
- the alr gene encoding alanine racemase, which translates to MTINLSALIDNWRICAAQAPNVQTAAVIKADAYGLGLTSVTPSLVKVGCECFFVALVEEGKQVRYLAPDSAIYVMNGLFPGLSDTLTHYNLRPCLGSLEEIHEWVNFCRMRDIRPPVALHIDSGMNRLGLSSYDVRTLAGDHDLLNALNITLIMSHLACASMPSHPMNEKQLRCFNELRALLPTAPASLANTAGIWLGPPYHFDVIRPGIGLYGGNPNPERPSPFKTVVTLEAPIIKIRTISAGESVGYDANYTAQSDRRIAIISTGYADGYPYALGAGHSPATARAADIDVPIIGRISMDMLALDITDTPPDSLKRGDCVELFGNQISLERLATAAKTTSYEILTRIGKRYDHCYI; encoded by the coding sequence TTGACCATCAATTTGAGCGCTCTTATTGATAATTGGAGAATCTGCGCTGCCCAAGCCCCCAATGTGCAAACAGCCGCCGTTATCAAAGCCGACGCTTATGGTCTGGGCCTAACCTCAGTAACGCCATCCCTTGTAAAGGTGGGCTGTGAATGTTTTTTTGTAGCCCTTGTAGAAGAAGGTAAACAGGTAAGATACCTAGCACCCGATAGCGCTATTTATGTGATGAATGGCTTGTTTCCGGGTCTTTCTGATACTCTCACACACTACAATTTGCGTCCGTGCCTTGGCTCGTTGGAAGAAATACACGAGTGGGTAAATTTCTGCCGTATGCGGGATATACGCCCCCCCGTAGCTCTCCATATTGATAGCGGTATGAACCGCCTTGGGCTTAGCAGCTACGACGTCCGAACGCTAGCTGGTGATCATGACCTCCTCAACGCTTTAAACATTACCCTCATTATGAGTCATTTAGCGTGCGCCTCCATGCCATCACATCCCATGAATGAAAAACAGCTCCGGTGCTTTAATGAATTACGCGCCCTATTGCCTACAGCTCCTGCTAGCCTTGCTAATACAGCCGGAATATGGCTAGGCCCACCTTATCACTTTGATGTAATTCGTCCGGGTATAGGTCTGTACGGAGGTAACCCCAACCCTGAGCGCCCCTCTCCTTTCAAGACAGTGGTAACCCTTGAAGCACCTATCATAAAAATCCGCACCATCTCTGCCGGTGAGAGTGTTGGATATGACGCAAACTACACTGCTCAAAGTGACCGCCGCATTGCCATTATTTCGACAGGCTATGCTGATGGTTATCCTTATGCCCTTGGAGCGGGGCATTCACCGGCTACCGCTCGTGCAGCTGACATAGATGTGCCTATCATCGGGCGCATCTCGATGGATATGCTAGCACTGGACATCACCGACACTCCTCCGGATAGCCTTAAACGGGGCGATTGTGTGGAACTTTTCGGCAACCAGATATCCCTAGAGCGTCTGGCAACAGCGGCAAAAACAACGTCTTATGAGATTTTGACCCGTATAGGCAAACGCTATGATCATTGTTATATTTAG
- a CDS encoding replicative DNA helicase, with the protein MMDNSVHAHNFRQLPSGAPDDGTTIPHQQPSNLEAEESLLGAILINNDALDQVSDFLEDKHFYEPLHGRIYDFIARLVNTGRLASEKTLKSFFEDDEALKEVGGVSYLGRLVSNATTTVNAGHYGHLVYEEALRREMIRAAEDILSAAYTTQPGQSPLEQLENAEQILYSVAERERYEGGFQPFDSALASALDMAANAFERDGHLSGLPTGLTDLDHLMGGLQPSDLVIIAGRPAMGKTALATNIACNVAKLLNKDTQPNKKNDNRVVGFFSLEMSSEQLATRIISETSEIPSERIRRGRITADEFHQLRDASEFLGTLPLFIDATGALNISRLAARARRLKRQHGLDLIVVDYLQLAAGNGRFRNENRVQEVSEVTQGLKALAKELSVPIVALSQLSRAVEQRDDKRPQLADLRESGSIEQDADVVLFVYREEYYLERAEPLEGTEEHDKWRMRMDRVHGLAEVIIGKQRHGPTGVTRLAYQANLTRFTDLAQSDHIPEERL; encoded by the coding sequence ATGATGGACAATTCGGTACACGCCCATAACTTCAGGCAACTGCCCTCCGGCGCACCAGATGATGGAACCACCATCCCCCACCAACAGCCCAGCAACCTAGAGGCCGAAGAATCTCTTCTCGGAGCCATCTTAATTAACAACGATGCCCTAGACCAAGTATCTGATTTTCTGGAAGACAAGCATTTTTACGAGCCACTCCATGGGCGCATTTATGATTTTATCGCCCGCTTAGTCAACACAGGTCGCCTTGCCTCAGAAAAAACACTGAAGAGTTTTTTTGAAGATGACGAAGCTCTTAAGGAAGTCGGTGGGGTTAGTTATCTGGGCCGATTGGTATCTAATGCTACCACAACGGTGAACGCTGGCCACTATGGCCACCTTGTCTACGAGGAGGCATTACGCCGAGAGATGATACGGGCGGCTGAAGATATTCTATCCGCTGCTTATACGACCCAGCCAGGCCAATCGCCTCTGGAACAACTAGAGAATGCTGAGCAAATACTTTATTCGGTCGCTGAAAGAGAGCGCTACGAAGGGGGCTTTCAGCCCTTTGATAGTGCCCTTGCCAGCGCTTTGGACATGGCTGCTAATGCGTTCGAGCGCGACGGGCATTTATCAGGACTGCCCACGGGATTAACAGACCTTGACCACTTGATGGGCGGGCTTCAACCCTCTGACCTTGTCATTATAGCAGGACGGCCTGCTATGGGAAAGACAGCGCTGGCCACCAACATTGCCTGTAATGTTGCCAAACTCCTTAATAAGGATACGCAGCCGAATAAAAAAAATGATAATAGGGTTGTTGGATTCTTTTCTCTTGAAATGTCATCAGAGCAGTTAGCAACACGTATTATTTCAGAAACCTCAGAAATACCATCAGAGCGTATTCGCCGAGGCCGTATTACAGCAGATGAGTTTCATCAACTCAGAGATGCGAGCGAATTCCTTGGCACCCTACCTTTGTTTATTGATGCAACTGGTGCCTTGAACATATCTCGCCTAGCGGCCCGTGCCCGACGTCTTAAGCGGCAACATGGCTTGGATTTAATCGTTGTGGATTATCTACAACTGGCGGCGGGCAACGGACGGTTTCGCAATGAAAATCGTGTACAAGAAGTCAGTGAGGTTACCCAAGGCCTTAAAGCCTTGGCCAAAGAGCTCAGCGTGCCCATCGTGGCTCTTTCTCAACTCTCTCGTGCTGTAGAGCAGCGCGATGACAAACGCCCCCAATTAGCTGATTTGCGCGAGTCCGGCTCTATTGAGCAAGACGCGGATGTTGTGTTGTTTGTTTATCGTGAGGAATATTACCTTGAACGCGCCGAACCTCTTGAAGGCACTGAAGAGCACGACAAATGGAGAATGCGTATGGATAGAGTGCATGGACTAGCCGAGGTGATTATCGGTAAGCAGCGTCATGGACCTACAGGTGTCACCCGCCTTGCTTATCAAGCCAACTTGACGCGCTTTACGGATTTAGCTCAATCCGACCACATACCGGAAGAGAGGTTGTGA
- the rplI gene encoding 50S ribosomal protein L9 has product MQIILLERIEKLGQMGNMVTVKNGYARNFLLPRGKALRATKENLTRFEQERIQMEAQNLERRTEAESIAQKLEGQQFIVMRQAGETGQLYGSVTTRDLVETLTQNGFTVIRDQVNLIQPIKSLGLHEVLVRLHPEVRIRIRINVARNEEEAERQARGLSITPDDENKAATNEESISPTDVFEDEVQARLAEEDAQEGIDSDTETDMLSTHNTPEGNDDSDEP; this is encoded by the coding sequence ATGCAGATCATACTTTTGGAGAGAATAGAAAAACTCGGCCAAATGGGGAATATGGTAACCGTCAAGAATGGCTATGCTCGTAACTTCTTATTGCCCCGTGGCAAAGCCCTCCGTGCGACAAAGGAAAACCTAACCCGCTTTGAGCAAGAGCGCATACAGATGGAGGCTCAGAACCTAGAACGCCGAACAGAGGCAGAATCCATTGCCCAAAAACTCGAAGGCCAACAATTTATCGTTATGCGTCAAGCAGGCGAAACAGGCCAACTCTATGGTTCAGTCACAACCCGCGACTTAGTTGAAACTCTCACACAAAACGGCTTCACTGTGATACGTGATCAAGTTAACCTCATCCAACCCATTAAATCCCTTGGGTTACATGAGGTTCTCGTGCGACTTCATCCAGAGGTGCGCATTAGAATTAGAATTAATGTAGCCCGCAACGAGGAAGAGGCAGAACGCCAGGCCCGTGGCCTCTCCATCACCCCCGATGATGAAAACAAAGCTGCCACAAACGAGGAGAGCATCAGTCCGACGGATGTCTTTGAGGACGAAGTACAGGCACGTCTTGCTGAGGAAGACGCTCAAGAGGGTATAGATAGTGACACAGAAACCGATATGCTCTCAACTCACAATACCCCAGAGGGCAACGATGACTCTGACGAGCCATAG
- the rpsR gene encoding 30S ribosomal protein S18, whose protein sequence is MSISSSSESSSNSAPVARRPFFRRRKNCPLSGPSAPIIDYKDIRLLQRYLSERGKIVPSRLTSVSAKKQRELARAIKRARFLSLIPYVVK, encoded by the coding sequence ATGTCCATTTCCTCTTCTTCTGAATCTTCTTCCAACTCTGCACCTGTAGCGCGACGACCTTTCTTTCGGCGGCGCAAAAATTGCCCTTTATCCGGCCCAAGTGCTCCGATCATTGACTATAAAGACATACGTCTCTTGCAACGCTATCTATCAGAGCGTGGCAAAATCGTTCCAAGCCGACTGACCTCAGTGTCAGCAAAAAAACAACGCGAATTAGCGCGTGCCATTAAACGGGCACGATTTTTGAGTCTCATCCCTTACGTCGTTAAATAA